A region from the Drosophila bipectinata strain 14024-0381.07 chromosome 3R, DbipHiC1v2, whole genome shotgun sequence genome encodes:
- the LOC108129245 gene encoding uncharacterized protein: MLSQRCDALISAFVLTLYYVGVVAVADSDFVTMADLRRSRRGQSHSLRPGGMSADGVGFQYTMRYQPGFHLHNVAQQQAEDGMNGGGGGGEMPPEMTEAPMPMPTPATPAPEPGPLDPDEPEPTIPMRPTSSPTEAPPSPPATDMMMMMPTPSSSPGMMSSPSSRPPMRPSVPTPPSSTKTPGMRPHRPPLKNLLFGSPIEANLILKKPNAPRSKGKGFLSLFEVIKFPNTKCSVSMGDIRSMEGVCYHEFECKSLGGIPTESCAEGVGVCCVFVNGCGDVTSQQILYFESPNYPQAVREMMICVLIINVKKGVEQLRLDFQMFELSRPTNGDCMDDQFIVSGHNSNFQIPVLCGINTGQHIYIHVGDSNESKVYLSVFVKVSGGGRSFNIKVSQLEDNLAPNNCLQYFTESEGIVKSFNYDTDGSIVDNREATYFNNLNYAICLSRLKNVCSVSYNTEQLGGDQPDFQIVNKDEAENDLISDGQAGAGIFNCPDDFIAINSVPLCGERFNDGRETDDFTMHATVRDTAAGPIILPFRTDAEYVGRGFRLLYRQELCV; this comes from the exons ATGTTGTCACAGCGTTGCGATGCGTTGATAAGCGCTTTCGTTTTAACGCTTTATTATGTGGGCGTGGTCGCAGTGGCCGATTCCGACTTTGTGACAATGGCCGATCTGCGGAGGAGTAGGCGTGGCCAGTCGCATTCCTTGCGTCCCGGTGGCATGTCAGCGGACGGAGTTGGATTCCAGTACACGATGCGCTATCAGCCGGGATTCCACCTTCACAATGTAGCGCAACAACAGGCGGAAGATGGGATGaacggaggaggaggtggaggagagATGCCCCCTGAGATGACAGAGGCGCCTATGCCGATGCCCACACCTGCCACCCCTGCACCGGAGCCCGGACCCCTGGATCCGGATGAACCCGAGCCCACTATTCCAATGAGACCCACATCCTCACCCACAGAGGCTCCTCCATCTCCGCCAGCCACGgacatgatgatgatgatgcccACGCCCAGTAGCTCCCCTGGAATGATGTCCAGTCCAAGCTCCAGGCCCCCGATGAGACCTTCCGTGCCAACACCACCCTCCAGTACCAAGACTCCGGGGATGCGACCTCATCGGCCACCTCTGAAAAACCTCCTTTTCGGATCGCCCATCGAGGCCAACCTCATCTTGAAGAAACCCAATGCGCCACGATCCAAGGGAAAGGGCTTCCTCAGCCTGTTCGAGGTGATCAAGTTTCCTAACACCAAGTGCAGCGTCTCCATGGGCGACATTCGTAGCATGGAGGGGGTTTGCTATCATGAGTTCGAGTGCAAGAGTCTCGGAGGGATCCCCACCGAAAGCTGTGCCGAGGGCGTGGGTGTCtgctgtgtgt TTGTCAATGGTTGCGGCGATGTCACCAGCCAACAAATCCTTTACTTCGAGAGTCCCAACTATCCGCAAGCGGTTCGCGAAATGATGATATGCGTCTTGATCATAAATGTGAAAAAGGGAGTGGAGCAACTGCGTCTGGATTTCCAAATGTTTGAG CTAAGTCGACCCACCAATGGAGATTGTATGGATGATCAATTTATTGTGTCGGGTCATAATTCAAACTTCCAAATACCTGTTCTATGTGGAATCAACACAGGCCAACATA tTTATATACATGTAGGGGATTCCAATGAGAGTAAGGTGTATCTTTCGGTTTTTGTCAAGGTCTCTGGGGGTGGCCGTTCATTTAACATTAAAGTCTCCCAGCTGGAAGACAATCTGGCTCCCAACAACTGCTTGCAATATTTTACCGAATCCGAGGGCATTGTCAAGTCCTTTAATTACGACACAGATGGATCCATTGTGGACAATCGGGAAGCTACTTATTTT aaCAATCTAAACTACGCCATTTGCCTATCGCGTTTGAAAAATGTCTGCAGCGTGAGCTACAATACCGAACAATTAGGTGGCGACCAACCGGATTTTCAGATTGTTAACAAAGATGAAG CCGAGAACGATCTGATCTCCGATGGGCAGGCGGGAGCTGGCATCTTCAACTGTCCGGATGACTTTATAGCCATCAACTCGGTGCCGTTGTGCGGGGAGCGGTTCAACGATGGACGAGAGACCGACGACTTCACCATGCACGCCACCGTGAGGGACACCGCCGCAGGACCCATAATCCTGCCCTTTCGCACCGATGCCGAGTATGTGGGTCGTGGCTTCAGACTCCTTTACAGGCAGGAGTTGTGTGTCTAG